From Anopheles funestus chromosome 3RL, idAnoFuneDA-416_04, whole genome shotgun sequence, a single genomic window includes:
- the LOC125770765 gene encoding uncharacterized protein LOC125770765 isoform X2 — translation MSDDDAPRTTVSPPLNCAKIEAASSPVEFQELEHPFVKGENVSDGVKVKPETESPESNDTCVVQLRSNDHEASKVKQRKCVQFTTTTTIPPGTADDTLRKFIEGEEILDKKNPFKIDEQQYDAEQYADRRMLHNATVRDKCFPDDGATFLTESPDGGGNDADDSDTDLDDNVFITKEEILRQSKYVKTYIKNPDKQLNYDKSVIQQMDALKAKGLAVRDVVVVESAPMPAVVRPPIPAPRAIHRQSDRNNNNRRQSFLPQMSRGGMRKPIPRARRDYAEVKVRTGSAEAEESLYDSNEVVQNALKFDSRFRKVEFGSQDDIDTIAERTEDGTDQPAVSVCTVQHETRPAVREKEPNASPSKDRSDGRKTTFAEDVKKSFSNTVKSADFRKYLQSKGLSLVPAKPKPIEPSQPGRRPHETDSPNKAHRLSTISVSSTPAPGRHTPVKPSMLTRFFQNSLFAPKTPNDPAYSSVFARSSTPVLFSTQPRQTRPQPPARIGSFNSSLSKRSAATVDVKPKDNFRQLVEGRGDTMNAPVSRRPASVNDFERPKLRSQLANRSASLVDSLKRPVKNAGVQVNLATDASNKGQIVRNSQLAEMQQRFIASQPNGGAGAGGLPLKDPVVGQKYQHHPVTYHSLRQRPDARFYGGSMHTVAPLYSEPLRDAQMRVPDETDSGFRSTLDNGYHIYEQTPDNLRRSEMLYGKIGYLSNTQLNRWQPQDRRSYSSMQEGVTGMNGGTYGRLRPLYVSSPMSTQSTPVRRASDVMDREQILHRIYDFCRRSIRNSSKTSVHSNQTEPTYQSNNVYGSKIVPSGSFPVERQRVQRVQSLNTPRPIATNHGALNYTRAVAVPVPMNSFNQANLTTASQNQHERNIENIYAFVNKKMVQMNVGGAVDHRNNIRSVQTSAPSTLRRVTFSSKGTGHDGLTDGLEEADYVNIRGAPDGIQYRTTQC, via the exons ATGTCTGACGATGACGCTCCACGTACAACCGTGTCCCCGCCATTAAACTGCGCAAAAATTGAGGCCGCATCATCACCCGTTGAGTTCCAAGAACTTGAACACCCCTTCGTAAAGGGGGAAAACGTTTCGGACGGTGTGAAAGTGAAACCCGAAACAGAATCACCGGAATCGAACGATACGTGTGTAGTGCAGCTCCGATCGAATGACCATGAAGCGTCAAAAGTCAAGCAACGAAAATGTGTACAATTTACGACCACAACAACCATACCGCCCGGCACTGCAGATGATACGCTGCGCAAGTTCATCGAAGGTGAGGAAATATTGGACAAAAAGAACCCGTTCAAAATCGACGAACAGCAGTACGATGCGGAGCAGTATGCGGACCGTCGAATGCTACACAACGCCACCGTGCGCGATAAATGCTTTCCCGATGACGGGGCAACGTTCCTTACCGAATCTCCCGATGGTGGTGGTAACGATGCGGACGATTCTGACACCGATCTGGACGATAACGTTTTCATAACGAAGGAAGAAATACTGCGACAATCGAAGTACGTGAAGACGTACATAAAAAATCCTGATAAGCAGCTCAATTATGATAAAAGTGTAATCCAACAAATGGACGCACTGAAAGCGAAAGGGCTTGCGGTGCGTGATGTGGTAGTGGTTGAAAGTGCACCCATGCCCGCAGTCGTAAGGCCACCGATACCGGCACCGCGGGCCATTCATCGTCAGAGCgatcgaaacaacaacaatcgaaGGCAAAGCTTCTTACCGCAAATGAGCCGCGGTGGAATGCGTAAACCGATACCGCGAGCGAGACGTGACTATGCCGAGGTAAAGGTGCGCACCGGTTCGGCCGAAGCTGAAGAATCGCTGTACGATTCGAATGAGGTCGTACAGAATGCGCTGAAGTTTGATAGCCGGTTTAGGAAGGTGGAATTTGGCTCGCAAGATGATATCGATACGATCGCCGAAAGGACGGAAGATGGAACGGATCAACCGGCGGTTTCCGTTTGTACGGTACAACATGAAACACGTCCAGCTGTGAGGGAAAAGGAACCGAATGCTTCCCCGAGTAAGGATCGGTCCGATGGGCGCAAGACGACCTTTGCCGAGGATGTAAAGAAATCGTTCTCAAACACGGTGAAAAGTGCCGACTTCCGAAAGTACCTTCAAAGCAAAGGACTCTCCCTAGTGCCGgcaaaaccgaaaccgatcgaGCCTTCTCAGCCGGGCCGCAGACCGCATGAGACGGATTCCCCCAACAAGGCTCATCGACTATCAACAATCTCTGTCAGCAGCACACCAGCTCCAGGACGCCACACGCCGGTGAAACCTTCGATGCTAACGCGCTTCTTTCAAAACAGTCTATTCGCACCAAAAACTCCAAATGATCCTGCTTATTCTTCGGTGTTTGCACGATCTTCCACACCGGTTCTTTTTAGTACGCAACCGCGCCAAACCCGACCACAGCCGCCGGCACGAATTGGTAGTTTTAACAGCTCGCTAAGCAAACGGTCCGCCGCCACGGTGGATGTTAAACCAAAGGATAATTTTAGACAGTTGGTAGAAGGACGGGGTGATACGATGAACGCTCCCGTGAGCAGGCGTCCTGCTTCGGTAAATGATTTTGAGCGACCCAAATTGCGCTCGCAACTCGCCAATAGATCTGCATCCTTGGTGGACTCTTTAAAGCGCCCAGTGAAAAATGCTGGCGTACAAGTAAACCTAGCCACGGATGCATCTAACAAAGGACAAATAGTGCGTAATAGTCAGTTGGCTGAGATGCAGCAGCGGTTCATAGCCTCGCAACCgaatggtggtgctggtgccGGTGGTCTACCACTCAAAGATCCTGTCGTTGGACAGAAGTATCAGCATCATCCGGTCACTTATCACTCGCTACGACAGCGACCGGATGCTCGTTTTTATGGAGGATCGATGCACACGGTAGCTCCACTCTATTCGGAACCGCTGCGCGATGCACAAATGCGCGTGCCGGATGAAACGGATTCAGGATTCCGCTCGACACTGGACAATGGATATCACATCTACGAACAAACGCCTGATAATTTGAGACGCAGCGAAATGCTTTACGGTAAAATCGGTTACCTTAGCAACACGCAGCTAAACCGATGGCAGCCACAGGATCGTCGATCGTACAGCAGCATGCAGGAAGGTGTAACTGGGATGAACGGTGGAACGTACGGTCGTTTGCGGCCACTCTACGTTTCCTCTCCCATGTCCACCCAATCGACACCGGTACGTCGCGCCTCGgatgtaatggatcgcgagcAAATTCTTCATCGTATCTACGATTTCTGTCGCCGATCGAtacgcaacagcagcaaaacgagCGTACACTCGAACCAAACGGAACCAACCTACCAGAGCAATAATGTGTACGGTTCGAAAATTGTCCCTAGTGGATCCTTTCCCGTCGAACGACAACGGGTACAACGAGTACAAAGTTTAAACACTCCAAGACCGATCGCAACAAACCATGGTGCGTTGAATTATACCAGAGCGGTTGCCGTGCCTGTACCGATGAACTCGTTTAATCAGGCAAACCTCACGACAGCTTCGCAAAACCAGCACGAGCGTAATATTGAGAATATTTACGCGttcgtgaataaaaaaatggtccAAATGAATGTAGGTGGTGCGGTCGATCATCGTAACAACATACGATCGGTGCAAACATCCGCCCCATCCACCCTACGTCGGGTGACATTTTCGAGCAAAGGTACAGGACACGATGGCCTGACGGATGGGCTCGAGGAAGCCGATTACGTGAACATTCGTGGTGCTCCAGATG GTATCCAGTACAGAACTACACAATGCTGA
- the LOC125770765 gene encoding uncharacterized protein LOC125770765 isoform X1 has translation MSDDDAPRTTVSPPLNCAKIEAASSPVEFQELEHPFVKGENVSDGVKVKPETESPESNDTCVVQLRSNDHEASKVKQRKCVQFTTTTTIPPGTADDTLRKFIEGEEILDKKNPFKIDEQQYDAEQYADRRMLHNATVRDKCFPDDGATFLTESPDGGGNDADDSDTDLDDNVFITKEEILRQSKYVKTYIKNPDKQLNYDKSVIQQMDALKAKGLAVRDVVVVESAPMPAVVRPPIPAPRAIHRQSDRNNNNRRQSFLPQMSRGGMRKPIPRARRDYAEVKVRTGSAEAEESLYDSNEVVQNALKFDSRFRKVEFGSQDDIDTIAERTEDGTDQPAVSVCTVQHETRPAVREKEPNASPSKDRSDGRKTTFAEDVKKSFSNTVKSADFRKYLQSKGLSLVPAKPKPIEPSQPGRRPHETDSPNKAHRLSTISVSSTPAPGRHTPVKPSMLTRFFQNSLFAPKTPNDPAYSSVFARSSTPVLFSTQPRQTRPQPPARIGSFNSSLSKRSAATVDVKPKDNFRQLVEGRGDTMNAPVSRRPASVNDFERPKLRSQLANRSASLVDSLKRPVKNAGVQVNLATDASNKGQIVRNSQLAEMQQRFIASQPNGGAGAGGLPLKDPVVGQKYQHHPVTYHSLRQRPDARFYGGSMHTVAPLYSEPLRDAQMRVPDETDSGFRSTLDNGYHIYEQTPDNLRRSEMLYGKIGYLSNTQLNRWQPQDRRSYSSMQEGVTGMNGGTYGRLRPLYVSSPMSTQSTPVRRASDVMDREQILHRIYDFCRRSIRNSSKTSVHSNQTEPTYQSNNVYGSKIVPSGSFPVERQRVQRVQSLNTPRPIATNHGALNYTRAVAVPVPMNSFNQANLTTASQNQHERNIENIYAFVNKKMVQMNVGGAVDHRNNIRSVQTSAPSTLRRVTFSSKGTGHDGLTDGLEEADYVNIRGAPDGLLTYGIGSL, from the exons ATGTCTGACGATGACGCTCCACGTACAACCGTGTCCCCGCCATTAAACTGCGCAAAAATTGAGGCCGCATCATCACCCGTTGAGTTCCAAGAACTTGAACACCCCTTCGTAAAGGGGGAAAACGTTTCGGACGGTGTGAAAGTGAAACCCGAAACAGAATCACCGGAATCGAACGATACGTGTGTAGTGCAGCTCCGATCGAATGACCATGAAGCGTCAAAAGTCAAGCAACGAAAATGTGTACAATTTACGACCACAACAACCATACCGCCCGGCACTGCAGATGATACGCTGCGCAAGTTCATCGAAGGTGAGGAAATATTGGACAAAAAGAACCCGTTCAAAATCGACGAACAGCAGTACGATGCGGAGCAGTATGCGGACCGTCGAATGCTACACAACGCCACCGTGCGCGATAAATGCTTTCCCGATGACGGGGCAACGTTCCTTACCGAATCTCCCGATGGTGGTGGTAACGATGCGGACGATTCTGACACCGATCTGGACGATAACGTTTTCATAACGAAGGAAGAAATACTGCGACAATCGAAGTACGTGAAGACGTACATAAAAAATCCTGATAAGCAGCTCAATTATGATAAAAGTGTAATCCAACAAATGGACGCACTGAAAGCGAAAGGGCTTGCGGTGCGTGATGTGGTAGTGGTTGAAAGTGCACCCATGCCCGCAGTCGTAAGGCCACCGATACCGGCACCGCGGGCCATTCATCGTCAGAGCgatcgaaacaacaacaatcgaaGGCAAAGCTTCTTACCGCAAATGAGCCGCGGTGGAATGCGTAAACCGATACCGCGAGCGAGACGTGACTATGCCGAGGTAAAGGTGCGCACCGGTTCGGCCGAAGCTGAAGAATCGCTGTACGATTCGAATGAGGTCGTACAGAATGCGCTGAAGTTTGATAGCCGGTTTAGGAAGGTGGAATTTGGCTCGCAAGATGATATCGATACGATCGCCGAAAGGACGGAAGATGGAACGGATCAACCGGCGGTTTCCGTTTGTACGGTACAACATGAAACACGTCCAGCTGTGAGGGAAAAGGAACCGAATGCTTCCCCGAGTAAGGATCGGTCCGATGGGCGCAAGACGACCTTTGCCGAGGATGTAAAGAAATCGTTCTCAAACACGGTGAAAAGTGCCGACTTCCGAAAGTACCTTCAAAGCAAAGGACTCTCCCTAGTGCCGgcaaaaccgaaaccgatcgaGCCTTCTCAGCCGGGCCGCAGACCGCATGAGACGGATTCCCCCAACAAGGCTCATCGACTATCAACAATCTCTGTCAGCAGCACACCAGCTCCAGGACGCCACACGCCGGTGAAACCTTCGATGCTAACGCGCTTCTTTCAAAACAGTCTATTCGCACCAAAAACTCCAAATGATCCTGCTTATTCTTCGGTGTTTGCACGATCTTCCACACCGGTTCTTTTTAGTACGCAACCGCGCCAAACCCGACCACAGCCGCCGGCACGAATTGGTAGTTTTAACAGCTCGCTAAGCAAACGGTCCGCCGCCACGGTGGATGTTAAACCAAAGGATAATTTTAGACAGTTGGTAGAAGGACGGGGTGATACGATGAACGCTCCCGTGAGCAGGCGTCCTGCTTCGGTAAATGATTTTGAGCGACCCAAATTGCGCTCGCAACTCGCCAATAGATCTGCATCCTTGGTGGACTCTTTAAAGCGCCCAGTGAAAAATGCTGGCGTACAAGTAAACCTAGCCACGGATGCATCTAACAAAGGACAAATAGTGCGTAATAGTCAGTTGGCTGAGATGCAGCAGCGGTTCATAGCCTCGCAACCgaatggtggtgctggtgccGGTGGTCTACCACTCAAAGATCCTGTCGTTGGACAGAAGTATCAGCATCATCCGGTCACTTATCACTCGCTACGACAGCGACCGGATGCTCGTTTTTATGGAGGATCGATGCACACGGTAGCTCCACTCTATTCGGAACCGCTGCGCGATGCACAAATGCGCGTGCCGGATGAAACGGATTCAGGATTCCGCTCGACACTGGACAATGGATATCACATCTACGAACAAACGCCTGATAATTTGAGACGCAGCGAAATGCTTTACGGTAAAATCGGTTACCTTAGCAACACGCAGCTAAACCGATGGCAGCCACAGGATCGTCGATCGTACAGCAGCATGCAGGAAGGTGTAACTGGGATGAACGGTGGAACGTACGGTCGTTTGCGGCCACTCTACGTTTCCTCTCCCATGTCCACCCAATCGACACCGGTACGTCGCGCCTCGgatgtaatggatcgcgagcAAATTCTTCATCGTATCTACGATTTCTGTCGCCGATCGAtacgcaacagcagcaaaacgagCGTACACTCGAACCAAACGGAACCAACCTACCAGAGCAATAATGTGTACGGTTCGAAAATTGTCCCTAGTGGATCCTTTCCCGTCGAACGACAACGGGTACAACGAGTACAAAGTTTAAACACTCCAAGACCGATCGCAACAAACCATGGTGCGTTGAATTATACCAGAGCGGTTGCCGTGCCTGTACCGATGAACTCGTTTAATCAGGCAAACCTCACGACAGCTTCGCAAAACCAGCACGAGCGTAATATTGAGAATATTTACGCGttcgtgaataaaaaaatggtccAAATGAATGTAGGTGGTGCGGTCGATCATCGTAACAACATACGATCGGTGCAAACATCCGCCCCATCCACCCTACGTCGGGTGACATTTTCGAGCAAAGGTACAGGACACGATGGCCTGACGGATGGGCTCGAGGAAGCCGATTACGTGAACATTCGTGGTGCTCCAGATG GGCTACTAACATACGGAATTGGTTCACTTTGA
- the LOC125770767 gene encoding RILP-like protein homolog codes for MNAAEKLTVVDVYDLALEIGKEFETIIDANGVNAVSGLITKVVNALELMETLTCQNENENATLQELQEKIAQLEAEKEQKAASRSRYEKELEAIEDQWRTEAKELFNVIDKLQEENRKLQRGIAQSASESTNQSDERSRNGGTNDDFPNGSSMLEPEAGVLKKSEYKIQLSQLEEKLKRKEMELCEKMAEIESLSSQNDRLKKVVSESRRRQKLSHNQIITLCEERADFLAQIQDQHHEIKALRMQLGLAEKENEDLANRVNEDERPRFSTVELKEVLTDRNELKARVSDLEQELMTCQAIGSRTDSGNKSNVFAKESSNEVPSVDFSELPVQGPLPYEPDDAPWKKSNESGIRKFFRKLFNETSSDCSSFSQRSLSTLSKMALSSGPHSDIPI; via the exons ATGAACGCAGCAGAAAAGTTAACCGTGGTAGATGTGTACGATTTGGCACTGGAAATCGGCAAAGAGTTCGAAACAATAATCGATGCGAATGGAGTGAACGCAGTGTCTGGATTGATTACGAAAGTGGTGAATGCGTTGGAGCTGATGGAAACGCTGACCTgccaaaatgaaaacgaaaatgcGACCTTGcaggagctgcaggaaaaGATTGCCCAGCTGGAAGCGGAAAAGGAACAGAAGGCTGCATCTCGATCCCGTTACGAAAAG GAGCTTGAAGCGATTGAAGATCAGTGGCGCACTGAAGCGAAAGAGCTGTTCAACGTGATTGATAAACTGCAGGAAGAGAATCGAAAGCTCCAGCGAGGAATTGCACAGTCGGCAAGCGAAAGCACTAATCAATCCGACGAGCGTTCACGAAACGGTGGCACGAACGATGACTTTCCCAATGGCTCTAGCATGCTAGAGCCGGAGGCGGGTGTGCTAAAAAAATCCGAGTACAAAATCCAACTTTCCCAGCTGGAGGAAAAGTTGAAGCGCAAAGAGATGGAACTGTGCGAGAAGATGGCAGAAATAGAGAGCTTGTCGAGCCAGAACGATCGCTTGAAGAAGGTGGTAAGTGAAAGCCGCAGGCGGCAGAAGCTTTCGCACAATCAAATCATCACGCTCTGCGAGGAGCGGGCTGATTTTTTGGCCCAAATACAAGACCAGCATCACGAGATTAAAGCACTTCGGATGCAGCTCGGTTTGGCCGAGAAGGAAAATGAAGATTTGGCGAACCGCGTAAATGAAGATGAGCGGCCACGGTTCTCCACCGTCGAGCTAAAGGAGGTGCTTACCGATCGCAATGAGCTGAAGGCTCGGGTTAGCGATCTAGAGCAAGAGCTGATGACGTGCCAAGCGATTGGATCCAGGACAGACAGTGGCAACAAATCGAATGTGTTCGCAAAAGAATCTAGCAATGAAGTGCCCTCGGTGGATTTCAGCGAACTGCCCGTACAAGGCCCATTACCGTATGAACCAGATGATGCACCATGGAAAAAGAGCAACGAAAGTGGCATTAGAAAGTT ctTTCGCAAGTTGTTCAACGAAACGTCGTCCGATTGTTCGAGCTTTTCGCAACGTTCACTATCGACGCTCTCGAAAATGGCACTCTCATCCGGACCGCATAGTGATATACCCATTTAA
- the LOC125770768 gene encoding uncharacterized protein LOC125770768: MPFNVVETVDARGHKELLAVPEPWVQGSSKGRTYLFWPNIRRKERLNELIEDDNSTPTNSWERILCRVKRVGLATITEANKVINDMCLESSTDFSEKLTHEKKKKPQKVKQRVSRPVKNFESMLEPCIVENNEYSYEVTRCVLPENPEKSGENEWLDESEVDESLVAENFKESISNNSFEHQNEPEDQLKSSDLGTHNIDLNERLQRLECAMSTVISKVDVFANETVSSLRNQLANLEKATSIVIAKLDILTDKTVIPVSMRHRKNNNIGFEPIATAQELTNFEMSLSDNSYFNEIATWLENNIYENTPENRMIEIMDLIFTKQFLTECSWTGISKGKEKIPLITYKNVLELFRFHGSTNDVDVTMRMVAVFFMKKLKNATKRAATKGLRKSTQHKF; the protein is encoded by the coding sequence ATGCCGTTTAACGTTGTCGAAACTGTGGACGCTAGAGGGCACAAGGAACTGTTAGCAGTTCCTGAACCTTGGGTTCAAGGATCGAGTAAAGGCAGAACTTATCTTTTCTGGCCCAACATACGACGGAAGGAACGGTTGAATGAACTAATAGAAGACGACAACAGCACTCCAACAAATTCTTGGGAACGAATTTTGTGCAGAGTGAAACGTGTAGGATTGGCAACTATCACGGAGGCCAACAAAGTTATTAATGATATGTGCTTGGAGTCCTCAACTGATTTTAGTGAGAAGCTTAcgcatgaaaaaaagaaaaaaccacaaaaggtCAAACAACGCGTTTCCAGGCCTGTGAAAAATTTCGAATCCATGTTAGAACCATGTATCGTAGAAAATAACGAATACTCTTACGAGGTTACCAGATGTGTATTGCCCGAAAATCCGGAAAAAAGCGGGGAAAATGAATGGCTCGACGAAAGTGAAGTTGACGAAAGTTTGGTAGCGGAAAACTTTAAAGAAAGTATTAGCAATAATAGCTTTGAACATCAAAATGAACCAGAAGATCAACTTAAATCAAGTGATTTAGGAACACATAATATCGATCTAAACGAAAGATTACAACGACTAGAATGTGCTATGTCAACAGTTATTTCGAAGGTAGATGTGTTCGCGAACGAGACAGTGTCAAGCCTCAGAAATCAATTGGCAAATCTTGAAAAGGCAACGTCCATTGTAATTGCAAAGCTAGATATTCTTACGGATAAAACAGTGATACCCGTTTCCATGAGGcatagaaaaaacaacaatatagGGTTTGAACCTATCGCAACAGCACAAGAACtgacaaattttgaaatgagTTTAAGTGACAATAGTTACTTTAATGAAATAGCGACATGGTTAGAAAACAACATATACGAAAACACTCCTGAAAATAGAATGATAGAAATTATGGATTTGATTTTtacgaaacaatttttaactGAGTGTAGTTGGACAGGAATTAgcaagggaaaagaaaaaataccgCTTATCACATATAAAAACGTATTAGAACTTTTTAGATTTCACGGTAGCACAAACGATGTTGATGTTACTATGAGAATGGTTGCAGTATTTTTTATGAAGAAGCTAAAAAATGCAACGAAAAGAGCGGCGACCAAAGGCCTACGTAAGAGTACACAAcataaattttag